In Vicinamibacterales bacterium, a genomic segment contains:
- a CDS encoding glycosyltransferase family 4 protein — protein MTPHLPPDQAANALLPHHLGEWARERGDSVHFIAHPPVGGPAEPRENVTWIPRTRRSPAQRFFRLGSIAGALRIRREARPLLASADIVHVHSNGLLPELSARLARTLRKPVVLTLYGTEIWHYRRKAGVDLFTSAYRHADAVTFYSQRLHERAGELGLDRPGCSVIYPPVAASFRFHDRAEMLAVRRALGLACSKVLVNVKRLHPLAGQRHLLQAMPAILRAHPDTHLVICGTGALLPELQALARSLDVERRVTFAGLVDNAVVARYCAAADLFVLPSLLEALPTVAVEALASGTPVVSSDNPGGVELNRVFGDDVTVVPREQPGPLAGAIASALDEPRRTRDATRLIIEQRFRAGAVARRYWDVYAGVVRR, from the coding sequence GTGACGCCGCATCTGCCGCCCGACCAGGCCGCGAACGCGCTGCTGCCGCACCACCTGGGAGAGTGGGCGCGCGAGCGCGGCGACAGCGTCCACTTCATCGCGCATCCGCCAGTGGGCGGGCCGGCGGAGCCGCGTGAGAACGTCACGTGGATTCCCCGCACCAGGCGCTCGCCCGCCCAGCGGTTCTTCCGCCTCGGCTCGATCGCCGGCGCCCTGCGCATCCGGCGCGAAGCGCGCCCGCTGCTGGCCTCCGCCGACATCGTGCACGTGCACAGCAACGGCCTGCTGCCCGAGCTGTCCGCCCGCCTCGCCCGCACGCTTCGCAAGCCCGTCGTGCTGACGCTCTACGGGACGGAGATCTGGCACTACCGGCGCAAGGCCGGCGTCGATCTCTTCACCAGCGCGTATCGTCACGCCGACGCGGTGACGTTCTACAGCCAGCGGCTGCACGAGCGGGCGGGCGAGCTGGGGCTCGATCGTCCCGGCTGTTCCGTCATCTATCCGCCGGTCGCCGCGTCCTTTCGTTTTCACGACCGCGCGGAGATGCTCGCGGTGCGCCGCGCGCTCGGCCTGGCGTGCTCGAAGGTGCTGGTCAACGTGAAGCGGCTGCATCCGCTGGCCGGGCAGCGCCATCTGCTGCAGGCCATGCCGGCGATCCTCCGCGCCCACCCGGATACGCACCTGGTCATCTGCGGCACCGGCGCGCTGCTGCCGGAGCTGCAGGCGCTCGCGCGGTCGCTGGACGTCGAACGCCGCGTCACGTTCGCCGGCCTGGTCGACAACGCCGTGGTCGCACGGTACTGCGCCGCCGCAGACCTCTTCGTCCTGCCGTCTCTCTTGGAAGCGCTGCCCACCGTGGCGGTCGAAGCCCTCGCGTCCGGCACACCCGTCGTCTCGTCTGACAATCCCGGCGGCGTCGAGCTGAACCGCGTGTTCGGCGACGACGTGACCGTCGTGCCGCGCGAGCAGCCCGGGCCGCTCGCCGGGGCGATCGCGAGCGCGCTCGACGAGCCGCGCCGCACGCGCGACGCGACGCGCCTGATCATCGAGCAGCGCTTCCGCGCCGGCGCGGTGGCGCGGCGATACTGGGACGTCTACGCGGGCGTCGTACGGCGATGA
- a CDS encoding GatB/YqeY domain-containing protein has protein sequence MTLSEQISRDITEAMKARDAVKLSALRMVKAALMNGEVAKGRPLEESEMQQVLASLLKQRRDSIEQFTKGGRQDLVDKETAEVGILERYAPPAASAADLEQAVDAAIKETGAAGPKDMGRVMKAVMSALAGKSADGKAVNEMVRKKLGG, from the coding sequence ATGACATTGAGCGAGCAGATCTCACGCGACATCACGGAAGCGATGAAGGCCCGCGACGCGGTGAAGCTCTCCGCGCTGCGCATGGTCAAGGCGGCGTTGATGAACGGCGAGGTCGCCAAGGGACGGCCCCTGGAGGAGAGCGAGATGCAGCAGGTGCTCGCCTCGCTGCTGAAGCAGCGGCGCGACTCGATCGAGCAGTTCACGAAGGGCGGCCGCCAGGACCTGGTCGACAAGGAAACGGCGGAGGTCGGGATCCTGGAGCGCTACGCGCCGCCTGCGGCAAGCGCCGCCGATCTCGAGCAGGCGGTGGACGCGGCGATCAAGGAAACCGGCGCCGCCGGACCGAAGGACATGGGGCGCGTGATGAAGGCGGTGATGAGTGCGCTCGCCGGCAAATCGGCGGACGGCAAGGCCGTCAACGAAATGGTCCGCAAAAAGCTCGGCGGGTGA
- a CDS encoding lipopolysaccharide biosynthesis protein has protein sequence MPTERPLTIDPVLDAGPTLTDQAAVGAQWMLTAGTVGAVLQMAFGIVLARMLTPESFGLVALAFVVLGAARPLCDLSIGNAVVQRADLTPRHIRVAFTCSLLLGITGAALIAAFAPLAAALMRDAEVAPVLRVLAIEFAIAGTTIVAGALLRRRMDFRRIAWIETGTSAIGYGVVAVILAVLGYGVWSLVYGALTHSVLASVWFFSVSPHPCRPLLAARELRDLLRFGIGASVSGLVHHAAMTVDNFVVGRWLGASAVGTYSRAYHLVNTPNRFSIVWTAGVLFPALAQAQSDAARLGRAYLSVTQLTAMLAAPGMVALAIAAPHLLRSVYGPQWVDAAIPLQILCLAGYLRALYQLGAVVAQSVGRVYAELWRQTAYAGLVVVGAVAGTRYGLPGVAAGVDAAIIFMFVALGQLALRVTGLSWLAYLRVQMPPLITAAAVCAIAMPVRLLLEAMRLPSGAITFGVLAAAAIPWAVGGLWQLGEPRFERLRSRLPAPVAAMAFAFRRCIAAPQE, from the coding sequence ATGCCCACCGAACGCCCTCTGACGATCGACCCGGTGCTGGACGCCGGCCCCACGCTGACGGACCAGGCGGCCGTGGGCGCGCAGTGGATGCTGACAGCCGGCACGGTGGGCGCCGTCCTGCAGATGGCGTTCGGCATCGTGCTGGCGCGGATGCTGACGCCGGAAAGCTTCGGCCTCGTCGCGCTGGCGTTCGTCGTGCTCGGCGCGGCGCGTCCGCTGTGCGACTTGAGCATCGGCAACGCCGTGGTGCAGCGCGCCGATCTCACGCCACGGCACATCCGCGTCGCGTTCACCTGCTCGCTGCTGCTCGGCATCACCGGCGCCGCGCTGATCGCCGCCTTCGCTCCGCTCGCCGCGGCGCTGATGCGCGATGCCGAGGTCGCGCCGGTGCTGCGGGTGCTGGCGATCGAGTTCGCGATCGCCGGCACGACGATCGTGGCCGGCGCGCTGCTCCGCCGCCGGATGGACTTCCGCCGCATCGCCTGGATCGAGACGGGCACCAGCGCGATCGGCTACGGCGTCGTCGCCGTGATCCTCGCGGTTCTCGGCTACGGCGTGTGGAGCCTGGTCTACGGCGCGCTGACCCATTCGGTGCTCGCGTCGGTGTGGTTCTTCTCCGTCTCGCCGCACCCGTGCCGGCCGCTGCTCGCGGCGCGCGAGCTCCGCGATCTGCTGCGGTTCGGCATCGGCGCGTCGGTGAGCGGACTGGTGCACCACGCGGCGATGACGGTGGACAACTTCGTGGTGGGGCGCTGGCTCGGCGCCTCCGCCGTCGGCACCTACAGCCGCGCCTACCATCTGGTGAACACGCCGAACCGGTTCTCGATCGTGTGGACCGCGGGCGTGCTCTTCCCGGCGCTGGCGCAGGCGCAGTCGGACGCGGCGCGTCTCGGGCGGGCGTATCTCTCGGTCACGCAGCTCACCGCCATGCTCGCGGCGCCCGGCATGGTCGCGCTCGCGATTGCCGCGCCGCACCTGCTGAGGTCCGTGTACGGGCCGCAGTGGGTCGATGCCGCGATACCGCTGCAGATCCTCTGCCTCGCGGGCTATCTGCGAGCGCTGTATCAACTCGGCGCCGTCGTCGCGCAAAGCGTCGGCCGGGTGTACGCGGAGCTCTGGCGGCAGACCGCGTACGCCGGGCTGGTGGTGGTCGGCGCCGTCGCGGGTACGCGATACGGTCTGCCCGGCGTCGCCGCCGGCGTCGACGCCGCGATCATCTTCATGTTCGTGGCGCTCGGCCAGCTCGCGCTGCGCGTGACCGGGCTGTCGTGGCTCGCGTACCTGCGCGTGCAGATGCCCCCCCTGATCACCGCGGCGGCGGTCTGCGCGATCGCGATGCCGGTGCGGCTGCTGCTCGAAGCGATGCGGCTTCCGAGCGGCGCGATCACGTTCGGCGTCCTCGCCGCCGCGGCGATTCCCTGGGCGGTCGGCGGACTCTGGCAGCTCGGCGAGCCGCGTTTCGAGCGGCTGCGCTCGCGACTGCCCGCCCCGGTCGCGGCGATGGCATTCGCGTTCAGACGCTGCATCGCCGCGCCGCAGGAATAG
- a CDS encoding MFS transporter has translation MKRIHPTVLLMASAHFMVDGYGNIYAPLLPLLIPKLNLSLAAAGTLTMLYQMAASVAQVGFGHVADRWRPRALVMIGPVIAVTVLSFVGVAPNAPVLAALLIVGGLGGAAFHPPAAALAHRLGGDQRGLAMSVHITGGTLGFSMGPLLFAPAAQHLGLSWTPLLAIPGLIVIAFFLTRVPPIPLHHASSGGFGALRPYAKPLGLLYLIVVLRTLASLAFATFVPVMLTRRGLTLSEAGAIVAAYLFASGAGGFIGGPAADRYGPRRVIIWSLVLATPFLLAAPLLSGWLFIVVLAAGGFFLQSTLPVNVVFGQALAPVSAATVSSLMMGFAWGMGGFSVPLVGAIADRYGIEPTLLGLAFIPLVAAAVSTRLPERAPQA, from the coding sequence TTGAAACGCATTCACCCGACCGTGCTGCTGATGGCCAGCGCACATTTCATGGTGGATGGATACGGCAATATCTACGCGCCGCTCCTTCCGCTGCTGATTCCCAAGCTCAATCTGTCGCTCGCCGCGGCCGGCACGCTGACCATGCTCTACCAGATGGCGGCGTCGGTGGCGCAGGTCGGATTCGGCCACGTTGCCGATCGCTGGCGCCCCCGCGCGCTGGTGATGATCGGCCCGGTGATCGCCGTCACCGTTCTGAGCTTCGTCGGCGTCGCGCCCAACGCGCCGGTGCTGGCGGCGCTGCTGATCGTCGGCGGCCTCGGCGGGGCGGCGTTCCATCCGCCCGCCGCCGCGCTGGCGCACCGGCTCGGCGGCGATCAGCGCGGGCTGGCGATGTCGGTGCACATCACCGGCGGCACGCTCGGCTTCTCGATGGGACCGCTGCTCTTCGCCCCCGCGGCGCAGCACCTCGGACTGAGCTGGACGCCGCTGCTGGCCATCCCCGGGCTGATCGTCATCGCGTTCTTCCTGACCCGCGTGCCGCCGATTCCGCTGCATCATGCGAGTTCCGGCGGGTTCGGCGCGCTGCGCCCGTACGCAAAGCCGCTCGGGCTGCTCTACCTGATCGTTGTCCTGCGCACGCTCGCCTCCCTGGCCTTCGCGACGTTCGTGCCGGTCATGCTGACCCGGCGCGGGCTCACGCTCTCCGAGGCGGGGGCGATCGTCGCCGCCTATCTGTTCGCGAGCGGCGCCGGCGGGTTCATCGGCGGGCCGGCGGCCGATCGCTACGGGCCGCGCCGCGTCATCATCTGGTCGCTCGTGCTGGCCACCCCCTTCCTGCTCGCCGCGCCGCTGCTGTCCGGCTGGCTGTTCATCGTCGTGCTGGCGGCAGGGGGATTTTTCCTGCAGTCGACCCTGCCGGTGAACGTCGTCTTCGGGCAGGCGCTCGCGCCGGTGAGCGCGGCGACCGTGTCGTCGCTGATGATGGGCTTCGCCTGGGGGATGGGCGGATTCAGCGTGCCGCTGGTCGGCGCGATTGCCGATCGCTATGGCATCGAACCGACATTACTGGGACTCGCGTTCATTCCGCTGGTGGCGGCGGCGGTCTCGACGCGCCTGCCGGAGCGCGCGCCGCAGGCCTGA
- a CDS encoding rhomboid family intramembrane serine protease, producing MPRHPSLSTVAYSFGPGPMTPAVRALLYANIAVYVATLIFPRLVLWLGLIPEQVVEQYWLWQPVTYMFLHARAPTHILFNMLALWMFGVELERLWRTRFFVRYYAVTGIGAGILSILIALLPFAAARATYDDVIVGASGAIFGLLLAYALYFPNRPILMFFFFPVPAKYFVMILGAINFIVAIEGSGGVAAVAHLGGIAVGYAYLQSGRGGFTAEIKYRYLKWRMNRMRRKFDVYSGGRSDKSHWNRHVH from the coding sequence ATGCCGCGCCATCCCAGCCTCTCCACCGTCGCGTATTCGTTCGGGCCCGGTCCGATGACGCCGGCCGTCCGCGCGCTGCTCTACGCGAACATCGCGGTGTACGTGGCGACGCTCATCTTTCCGCGCCTGGTGCTGTGGCTGGGCCTGATCCCCGAACAGGTGGTCGAGCAGTACTGGCTGTGGCAGCCGGTGACCTACATGTTCCTGCACGCGCGCGCGCCAACGCACATCCTGTTCAACATGCTCGCGCTCTGGATGTTCGGCGTGGAGCTCGAGCGGCTGTGGAGGACGCGCTTCTTCGTCCGCTATTACGCGGTCACCGGCATCGGCGCCGGCATTCTGTCGATTCTCATCGCGCTGCTGCCGTTCGCCGCCGCACGGGCGACGTACGACGACGTGATCGTCGGCGCGTCCGGCGCGATCTTCGGTCTGCTGCTCGCCTACGCGCTGTACTTTCCGAACCGCCCGATCCTGATGTTCTTCTTCTTCCCGGTGCCGGCGAAGTACTTCGTGATGATCCTCGGCGCCATCAACTTCATCGTCGCGATCGAGGGCAGCGGGGGCGTGGCCGCGGTGGCGCACCTGGGCGGGATCGCCGTCGGCTACGCGTACCTGCAGAGCGGCCGCGGCGGATTCACCGCGGAAATCAAGTACCGCTATCTGAAGTGGAGAATGAACCGGATGCGCCGCAAGTTCGACGTCTATTCAGGCGGACGCTCGGACAAATCGCACTGGAACCGCCACGTGCATTGA
- a CDS encoding SDR family oxidoreductase: MSEGEPVGPTLAPGAPARPRVALVCAASKGLGRAAAAALARDGFQVAICARGREALADAERALAAAGAEVLAIPADLSNAADVERIFAATTARFGGLDVLVTNTGGPPSGPFMAFDERAWIQAIDSLLLSVVRLCRGAIPLLRQRGGGRIIHITSISVKQPIEGLVLSNALRSAVTSLAKTLSVELARDRILVNCVAPGYTRTDRVVELSQATARRDGITAEQADERVVSQIPLGRMGTPEEFAAVVAFLASPAASFVTGVTIPVDGGWTKGLV, from the coding sequence GTGAGCGAAGGTGAACCCGTAGGCCCGACCCTGGCGCCGGGGGCGCCGGCCAGACCCAGGGTCGCCCTCGTCTGCGCCGCGAGCAAAGGGCTCGGCCGCGCCGCCGCGGCGGCGCTGGCGCGGGACGGATTCCAGGTGGCCATCTGTGCGCGAGGGCGCGAGGCGCTGGCCGACGCCGAGCGCGCGCTCGCCGCAGCCGGCGCCGAGGTCCTCGCGATCCCCGCCGATCTCTCCAATGCGGCGGACGTGGAGCGGATCTTCGCGGCGACGACGGCGCGGTTCGGCGGGCTGGACGTGCTCGTGACCAACACCGGCGGACCGCCGTCCGGGCCGTTCATGGCGTTCGACGAGCGGGCATGGATCCAGGCCATCGACTCGCTGCTCCTGAGCGTCGTCCGGCTGTGCCGCGGGGCGATTCCCCTGCTGCGCCAGCGCGGCGGCGGACGCATCATCCACATCACGTCCATCTCAGTCAAGCAGCCGATCGAAGGGCTGGTGCTGTCCAACGCGCTCCGCTCGGCGGTCACGTCGCTCGCCAAGACACTGTCGGTAGAACTTGCCCGGGACCGCATCCTCGTGAACTGCGTGGCCCCCGGCTACACCCGCACCGATCGCGTCGTCGAGCTGTCGCAGGCGACCGCTCGACGGGACGGGATAACCGCGGAACAGGCCGACGAGCGCGTCGTCAGTCAGATTCCCCTCGGGCGCATGGGAACTCCCGAGGAGTTCGCCGCGGTGGTGGCGTTCCTCGCCTCGCCTGCCGCGTCCTTCGTGACGGGCGTCACGATTCCCGTTGACGGTGGGTGGACGAAGGGACTGGTCTGA
- a CDS encoding cupin domain-containing protein → MPPPVSLYRWDELALEKVTEMISRKIVTGEREMLAQIYLKKGALVPMHNHESEQMTYVLQGALKFLIAGEEITVREGEVLHIPSWVEHQAEALDDTFELDLFAPIRQDWLDHTDTYFHRE, encoded by the coding sequence GTGCCGCCACCCGTCAGCCTGTATCGCTGGGACGAGCTCGCGCTGGAGAAGGTGACCGAGATGATCTCGCGCAAGATCGTGACCGGCGAGCGCGAGATGCTGGCGCAGATTTATCTCAAGAAGGGCGCGCTCGTGCCGATGCACAACCACGAGAGCGAGCAGATGACCTACGTGCTGCAGGGCGCCCTCAAGTTCCTCATCGCCGGCGAGGAAATCACCGTCCGTGAAGGGGAAGTGCTCCACATTCCCTCCTGGGTCGAGCACCAGGCCGAGGCGCTCGACGACACGTTCGAGCTCGATCTGTTCGCCCCCATCCGCCAGGACTGGCTCGATCATACCGACACGTACTTCCACCGAGAGTAG